The genomic region GATAGATTAGCAACTCCCTGGCAAAGTGTACGGAATGCtaaattttggtttaaattCACATTGATTTCATATATATTTGGCTAGATTCACAATTATTCTTGGCAAGTGTATGTGATTCGAATCAGTTGCCAATTCCTCAGCACTTTATTTTTAACTGTACTTTCGACCTAAACGCATACCTGCAGTCGTTGTGTGAATCGTCAAAATTCTAATGGATATAGGTTTCttacttcatttttcaatCGAACAAAACATTAGCAACAACCTGATCTGTCGACCCCTTAAAAGAATACAGTAGCGTGACTGGCAAACTTCCTGACATCAAGTATTATTTTCGAAATGTAAAAAAGCAACGCATTTTATGACTGGTTATTCGaaattttatgtatttttataCAACCAAAGTAATGGTTATAGCTAGCTGTTTAATTTTCTcagattttttgaaaatttgacgTTACATCGTGAaatataaaagcaaaaaatgaagacGATCACGAATCAAACTATAGCCAATAAACTAGCAACACTCCATTATGTGTATTGATGGTCTCCGTACTAAATTACATAAACTCAATGAAGAGGCTTTTGGAAACAACGCATGCTGAAAAACggtaaaaactatttttagtTATCTGATTCAAGCTCAGTGGTTCGGACAATTGGTATATATTATTGGAGAAATCATTAATCTCATATAAATTTCACATCATAGCTTTCAGATATTACACTCTCGAGTACCGATCACACGTATCATACGACACtcagttactttttcattgaCCAGCGCCCTAGTCAACTCAGCTACTGCAACCTGCTGGATTTTTCAACTGTCCGCAGAGTTATAACGCAAACGTAATCGAATAAAAGTGATTTGAATTTCACCACGTAACATCTACCAGTTAACTTCATCTTGAAATTATGCACTTTGTAGcctaaataaaaaacaacgcATAAAAATATGTACCCTTGGCGAGACTCGAACTCGCAATCTCCAACTTAGGAGGCTggcgccttatccattaggccacaagggcttgtaagaaaacaaataggCAAAGAATCTAATACTCTAGCGTACAGTTTGGTGGTTCAACACTAGAATCGTCATTTTTGGATGCACTGTATctcaatatttttaaagagGTTTGACAGGCAATTGAGAAACCTCCtaataacaaatgaaaaggttattgtttaaatcattttcttttattagcGTTTACTTGTTTAATCGGCCCAACTGCAGACGacagtattttttgtttaacgttCATACGGCAGTATGCGGGTGGATTTCCGTAACACAAATATGCTTTGAAACTTAGCTGGTTTGGTGGAATTCCGACAGataagtttaaaaaatggagGCTAGTGCTTTAAAGAAAGTAAGGAATAAGTTAGTTACTCCATTGGGAATACCCCCTCCGTCATCCAGAAGGTAAATTTTAGTTGTTGTGTTTCAatgcaattaaaataaatttttccaatttctttATAGTTTTGCAAGACCTGGAGGAATAGGGAAGAAGAAGGATTATACTCCTGTTCACTGGAGCCGTTATTTTACATCAAGTGAAAAAGTAATAGTAAATGAAGATGGAGACTCATTTCAAGTTTATCGTAGAGGCTCCTATGGTCCCCTACTTGTTCTGCTTCATGGAGGGGGATTTTCTGCTCTCAGTTGGGCATTGTTTGCAGTAACTAATTTTTGTCTACATACATAGAACATAGCATActatatttgtttattttctttgtacATGATAGGAGTGTATTGAAGGGTTGGTTTGCTGTCAGGTTCTGGCAATGGACATGAGAGGTCATGGGGATAGTAAGACAAACAATGATGAAAACCTTTCATCAGAAACTCAAGCTGATGATGTTGTAGCAGTAGTCAAGCATATCTTTGGAACAGATCCTCCCCCAATTGTGCTTGTGGGGCATAGCATGGGTGGTGCCATTGCTGTTCATGCTGCTGCAACAGAACAGCTTCCAATGATTGCCGGCTTGATTGTGATAGATGTTGTTGAAGGAACAGCAATGGAAGCACTAGCTTCAATGCAAAGTTTTCTTAGATCTAGGCCAAAACATTTTCAGTCTTTAGAACAGGCCATTGAATGGAGGTATGTAAGTTATAACAAGAATTCCATAAAATAGCAGCAGCTTTCACAGTTAacttcaattcattttttttagcgTAAGAAGTGGTCAGATTAGAAATGGTGATTCAGCCAGGGTGTCTATGCCTGGCCAGTTAACAAGGTAGCTGTTGtaattcaaatatttataGCCTACATATTGTACTTTTGCTCTGATCCGTAATTTGCAATTTACGTTTCCATAGCGATGCGACGGGACAATGTGCCACATGTGAGGTATCTGCCATTTCCACTCCTACCGTTTCTTCTCCAGATGGTTTTACACCACAATCTACGACTTCGATGAAACATGGTGAATGCAtaaacgaagaagacgaacaGGAAAAGACCGAAACGCCTCCTACTTTATCAACAGAACCCGCATTTTCCTCTCTCGTAACCTGTTATACAATTAATTGTCGAAGTGTACTTTAAAATTTATagtattgtttgtttgcttattttttcatttagagCGTCAAAGATAAATCCGGTTATCGCTGGCGCATTGATCTGACGAAAACAGAACATCAGTGGCCTGGATGGTTCCACAATCTCTCGACCACTTTTTTAGCTATCCCTGTTGCCAAGCTTCTGCTTTTGGCCGGTATAGATCGACTCGACAAAGAGCTGACCATTGGGCAAATGCAAGGCAAataacaagcgaaaaaaatttttataattggtgtttttaaattattgcTTTGATTTCTATAGGAAAGTTTCAAATGCAAGTACTTCCTCAATGTGGCCATGCAGTTCATGAGGATGTCCCAGACAAAGTTGCTGAAGTCGTGGCAACATTTTTAGTGAGAAATCGCTTGACGTCTCCGTCGGACAAATTTAATTGGTAATATAATCTCTTTTGCCCATCGAGTTTCTCAAGTAGATTTCTAATGCAACGTATTTAATGTCTAGGGTTATGCCCGTTTGTTAGGTTTTCTCCGTAACCCTCTCAGGTTCCGGAGACAAACGGCATGAGGTAAAATCTCCGACAACACGAGAATGACGTGAGCGTACTGTATTTGTGTTTCTCTCATTGTTCACGTACGTTTTTGTCCCGTTGCCCTCATTTAAAACTGTTTTATAACCTCTTGTATTTTCTGACGAttaccttttcattttcacaatTGCGTCAGTATGGAACTTTGCGTTCAAAGGAAAATGGGTCACCCTCCTTCATTCATCCACTTTGTGTCAACTGTGAATAGCGTTAATAGGaattttccagtttttttctgtaaaataACTTTTACGGACAGGCTATTTCGAAAGTCTCGCACAGTGAAAGCGATTTTTGGTACGTAGCCGAGTGTTTGGAGTAAAAAAGCTCTTGACAAAGGGCACTCCAACAACTtcggcttcctttttttttttttcacactttAAGCTAATTGTATTGCGAATTGCATGATCAACATTGAAGGTCATGTCGCGCACGCAGAACAACTGTGTGTGCCGGAGTGTTCCTGGTACAATTACATGTCTTTGTGTGAACAATTCTCCCGTAGTTAATTCTCTTTGCC from Daphnia carinata strain CSIRO-1 chromosome 6, CSIRO_AGI_Dcar_HiC_V3, whole genome shotgun sequence harbors:
- the LOC130702311 gene encoding protein phosphatase methylesterase 1-like, translating into MEASALKKVRNKLVTPLGIPPPSSRSFARPGGIGKKKDYTPVHWSRYFTSSEKVIVNEDGDSFQVYRRGSYGPLLVLLHGGGFSALSWALFAECIEGLVCCQVLAMDMRGHGDSKTNNDENLSSETQADDVVAVVKHIFGTDPPPIVLVGHSMGGAIAVHAAATEQLPMIAGLIVIDVVEGTAMEALASMQSFLRSRPKHFQSLEQAIEWSVRSGQIRNGDSARVSMPGQLTSDATGQCATCEVSAISTPTVSSPDGFTPQSTTSMKHGECINEEDEQEKTETPPTLSTEPAFSSLSVKDKSGYRWRIDLTKTEHQWPGWFHNLSTTFLAIPVAKLLLLAGIDRLDKELTIGQMQGKFRRQTAISKVSHSESDFCVPGTITCLCVNNSPVFFLFTMVRVILPADEKEAASVH